From one Octopus sinensis unplaced genomic scaffold, ASM634580v1 Contig10850, whole genome shotgun sequence genomic stretch:
- the LOC115228633 gene encoding uncharacterized protein LOC115228633, translated as MLKSCFRITPSRFKSEVRRALSKMSRSGQKSLNHKILRQMFSRHPIPSKNETWPFIRPECLVAADQFLAKLELSKKIIGNSTDKQFQIKIQPVTLSSDNSHVQICPPDTDRVDSSVQVNGESFREYFMNNFVPVIPSKIKFPESEIHFPEYEGTSPRVSLDQPIMLEYEEPVGENNISEYHNGNMSPPTITSSIRLDGRCDRD; from the exons atgctaaaatcatgTTTTAGAATCACGCCGTCGAGATTTAAGAGCGAAGTGAGACGTGCGCTGAGTAAAATGTCAAGATCTGGCCAAAA AAGTTTAAACCATAAAATTCTTCGACAAATGTTTTCCCGCCATCCAATTCCCTCCAAAAACGAAACTTGGCCTTTTATTCGTCCTGAATGTCTTGTGGCCGCGGATCAGTTTTTGGCGAAACTTGAGCTTTCGAAAAAAATCATTGGAAATTCCACCGACAAGCAATTTCAGATCAAAATCCAACCAGTTACGTTGTCCTCCGACAATTCACATGTCCAAATCTGTCCACCAGATACTGACAGAGTCGATTCGAGTGTCCAAGTGAACGGAGAAAGTTTTAGAGAGTATTTTATGAACAATTTTGTGCCAGTTATACCATCAAAGATTAAATTTCCTGAATCAGAAATCCATTTCCCAG AATATGAAGGGACTTCCCCAAGGGTCTCCCTTGATCAGCCAATAATGTTGGAGTACGAAGAGCCAGTGGGAGAGAATAACATTTCTGAGTATCATAACGGAAATATGTCCCCACCGACAATTACCTCATC TATTAGGCTGGATGGACGTTGTGATAGGGATTGA
- the LOC115228641 gene encoding ferrochelatase-like: MLLNMGGCETLEGISDYLTNIFTDPDVVQLPFSRQSLIFIPSNSVTGRLLAIRRKSTVVEYYKFLVDKLRDLIRDFESYDDKPPVILFTAHSIPLKWMVPSVNKMLTGLAKNGYQNIILAPIVFAADCSETLYELDILYRSLATKVVLDNFNEF, from the exons ATGTTGCTTAACATGGGAGGATGTGAGACGTTAGAAGGAATTAGCGACTATCTGACCAATATATTTACTGATCCAGATGTTGTTCAACTTCCATTCAGCAGGCAGTCTTTAATATTTATACCGTCTAATAGCGTCACTGGAAGATTACTTGCAATCAGAAGAAAATCCACAGTGGTTGAATACTATAAG TTTTTGGTCGACAAATTGAGAGATTTGATAAGGGATTTTGAAAGTTATGATGATAAACCACCCGTTATTTTATTCACTGCTCATTCTATACCTCTTAAA TGGATGGTACCCAGTGTTAATAAAATGCTTACTGGTTTGGCTAAGAATGGCTATCAGAATATCATTTTAGCTCCAATTGTGTTTGCTGCCGATTGCAGCGAGACTTTATATGAATTGGACATTCTTTATAGAAGTTTAGCCACAAAAGTTGTTTtggataattttaatgaattttaa